Sequence from the Granulicella sp. L56 genome:
GCAACACCCGCACCGACTCCGCCCACAACCGCTACAACATCGCTCCGCAGGAGCTGGTGAAGATCCAGCGGCAGGCACGCGGCCTCGGGCTCGACATCGTTGGCTTCTACCACTCGCACCCCGACCACCCGGCGCAGTGGTCGCCGACCGACTTTGCCGAAGCCCACTGGCTGGGATGTTCGTACATCATCACCAGCGTCGACAACGACAAAGCGGTCCTGACAAATTCCTTCCTGCTCACCGGCACCACCGAGGAAGACAAGAAGTTCGAAGACGAAGCCATCGAGATTGAAATCGCCAAGGCTCCGGCGAATAAATAGAAAGGTCAAGCATGAACATTCACATCCCTACACCGTTGCGCACCTACACGGGCGGCCTTGAAACCGTCACCGTC
This genomic interval carries:
- a CDS encoding Mov34/MPN/PAD-1 family protein, yielding MLQISYADYEALRAHGEETYPHECCGVLLGKNEPGTGNRVQQLVRAGNTRTDSAHNRYNIAPQELVKIQRQARGLGLDIVGFYHSHPDHPAQWSPTDFAEAHWLGCSYIITSVDNDKAVLTNSFLLTGTTEEDKKFEDEAIEIEIAKAPANK